The Haladaptatus cibarius D43 genome window below encodes:
- the dapF gene encoding diaminopimelate epimerase — protein sequence MNVSFEKFHGTGNDFVIVDASVCVPDRAGFAREACDRADGIGADGVLFLALEPDYRPPRVIMTLVQPDGSTAEMCGNGARCAAMWAAERADADEVMIDTLAGTRYARIHDEGATIEMGAPDFSPSGVPLAQDEPIVQEEIGGYEVTAVNTGVPHAVVFVDDVDAVDIEQDAPPIRNHELFPEGANVTFASPREGGFDQRTFERGVEGETQSCGTGAVAIGAVARRLGMTDEELISVSPPGGTLEVALGERYATLSGPVETEFEGRVRISTAGRLDLEA from the coding sequence ATGAACGTCTCGTTCGAGAAGTTCCACGGAACCGGCAACGATTTCGTCATCGTGGACGCGAGCGTCTGTGTTCCCGATCGTGCAGGCTTCGCGCGCGAAGCCTGCGACCGGGCCGACGGAATCGGTGCAGACGGCGTCCTCTTCCTCGCCCTCGAACCGGATTACCGTCCGCCGAGGGTTATCATGACGCTCGTTCAACCCGACGGAAGCACGGCGGAGATGTGCGGCAACGGCGCGCGCTGTGCCGCGATGTGGGCCGCGGAACGGGCGGACGCCGACGAAGTCATGATAGATACTCTCGCCGGAACCCGATACGCGAGGATTCACGACGAGGGTGCAACCATCGAGATGGGCGCGCCGGACTTCTCGCCGAGTGGCGTTCCGCTCGCGCAGGACGAACCGATCGTACAGGAAGAAATCGGCGGCTACGAAGTGACGGCCGTAAACACGGGCGTCCCCCACGCAGTCGTCTTCGTGGATGACGTAGATGCGGTCGATATCGAGCAGGACGCGCCGCCGATTCGCAACCACGAACTGTTCCCGGAGGGTGCGAACGTCACCTTCGCATCGCCCCGCGAAGGCGGATTCGACCAGCGAACGTTCGAGCGCGGCGTCGAGGGCGAAACCCAATCCTGCGGAACCGGCGCGGTCGCAATCGGGGCGGTTGCTCGGCGACTCGGGATGACCGATGAGGAACTGATTTCGGTGTCGCCGCCCGGCGGTACCCTCGAAGTCGCGCTCGGCGAACGATACGCCACGCTGTCCGGCCCGGTCGAAACCGAGTTCGAGGGACGGGTTCGAATCTCCACAGCGGGCCGACTCGACTTGGAAGCATGA
- the lysA gene encoding diaminopimelate decarboxylase: MSETSASSESSDEANDPDNPGVRRLADWSGARLESLAEEHGTPLYVTDLGRVRENYRRFSAAFPNADVHYAAKANTSRAVLETLETEGSSVECASAGETERAFMAGFEGERVHYTAVNPPAEDLDRAVELADENPGLTITVGAQDTIDRLAERGYDGRLCLRVNPGVGAGHHEKVRTGADAKFGVPYERAAELLESAADDFDVVGIHAHAGSGISGDDLSNHRELVSRMGELARSLDISLEFVDVGGGFGVPYHPDESPLDLDSVAEATRDALGDIDATLVVEPGRYLVADAGVLLTRINTVKETPETTVLGVDAGMTTLARPALYDAYHHVRNLSGDGDSVETTIAGPICESSDTFGEHQISTPERGNLLAIGNAGAYGYEMASQYNSRPRPAVVVVDGDRTAVAHQREALADVTATEQEVNWQ, from the coding sequence ATGAGCGAGACGAGCGCGTCGAGCGAATCAAGCGACGAAGCGAACGACCCCGACAATCCCGGTGTACGGCGACTCGCAGATTGGTCGGGAGCGCGCCTCGAATCGCTCGCGGAGGAGCACGGAACACCGCTGTACGTCACCGACCTCGGACGTGTGCGCGAAAACTACCGACGATTTTCCGCGGCGTTCCCGAACGCGGACGTTCACTACGCTGCGAAGGCGAACACCTCGCGGGCGGTTCTCGAAACGCTGGAAACCGAGGGGTCGAGCGTCGAATGTGCCTCCGCCGGGGAAACCGAGCGCGCGTTCATGGCCGGATTCGAGGGCGAGCGCGTCCACTACACGGCAGTCAACCCACCCGCTGAAGACCTCGACAGGGCGGTCGAACTCGCCGACGAAAATCCCGGCCTGACGATTACGGTCGGTGCACAGGACACCATCGACCGACTCGCAGAACGTGGCTACGACGGACGGCTCTGTCTGCGGGTCAACCCCGGCGTCGGTGCCGGACACCACGAGAAGGTGCGAACCGGTGCGGACGCGAAGTTCGGCGTGCCATACGAGCGCGCCGCGGAACTGCTCGAATCCGCCGCGGACGATTTCGATGTCGTGGGAATCCACGCCCACGCGGGAAGCGGGATTTCCGGCGACGACCTGAGCAACCACCGCGAACTCGTCTCGCGGATGGGAGAACTGGCGCGAAGTCTCGATATCTCCCTCGAATTCGTGGATGTCGGCGGCGGTTTCGGCGTCCCGTACCATCCCGACGAATCGCCGCTCGACCTCGATTCGGTCGCGGAGGCGACTCGGGATGCACTCGGCGACATCGACGCAACGCTCGTCGTGGAACCGGGTCGGTATCTCGTTGCCGATGCTGGCGTCCTCCTCACGCGAATCAACACGGTCAAGGAAACGCCCGAAACCACCGTTCTCGGCGTCGATGCCGGGATGACGACGCTCGCCCGACCTGCACTGTACGACGCGTATCACCACGTCCGAAATCTTTCAGGAGATGGCGATTCGGTCGAGACGACCATCGCCGGGCCGATTTGCGAGAGTTCGGACACCTTCGGCGAGCATCAAATTTCCACCCCCGAACGCGGGAATCTGCTGGCAATCGGCAACGCCGGTGCTTACGGCTACGAAATGGCCAGTCAGTACAATTCGCGTCCGCGGCCCGCGGTCGTCGTGGTCGATGGCGACCGCACTGCGGTCGCGCATCAACGCGAAGCGCTGGCCGACGTAACCGCGACTGAGCAGGAGGTGAACTGGCAATGA
- a CDS encoding 2,3,4,5-tetrahydropyridine-2,6-dicarboxylate N-succinyltransferase — protein MRNDIEELWRRYESDELDAENAGEDEYEILEMFLDALEAGDIRAAEKHDGAWEANEWVKQGILLNFGLRNTEGREYGGVTYYDVLPLQETNDLPERGTRNTPDGTVLRRGAHIGSNGIMMSPSFVNIGASVGDGTLVDSCNTVGSCAQIGANVKLGANTLIGGVLEPVESTPVIVEDDVTLGAGCRVTSGFVVGGGSIVGENTLLTPRIPVYDLVDEEILYGHLPANRRAFTRFVESGIGDHDLFDGGAFKPAVVALDVENDTLEQVEREEALR, from the coding sequence ATGAGAAACGACATAGAAGAGCTGTGGCGGCGATACGAATCGGACGAATTGGACGCGGAAAACGCCGGAGAGGACGAGTACGAAATTCTCGAAATGTTCCTCGACGCGCTGGAGGCGGGCGACATTCGCGCCGCCGAAAAGCACGACGGCGCGTGGGAAGCGAACGAATGGGTGAAGCAGGGCATTCTGCTGAACTTCGGTCTTCGAAATACGGAGGGCCGAGAGTACGGCGGCGTGACCTACTACGACGTGCTTCCGCTGCAGGAAACCAACGACCTGCCGGAGCGCGGAACCCGCAACACGCCCGACGGAACCGTCCTCCGGCGGGGGGCGCACATCGGGTCGAACGGCATCATGATGAGTCCGAGTTTCGTCAACATCGGCGCGTCCGTCGGCGACGGGACGCTGGTCGATTCCTGCAACACGGTTGGCTCCTGCGCACAAATCGGCGCGAACGTGAAGTTGGGCGCGAACACCCTCATCGGCGGCGTCCTCGAACCGGTCGAAAGCACCCCCGTCATTGTGGAGGACGACGTGACCCTCGGCGCTGGCTGTCGCGTCACCTCCGGATTCGTCGTCGGCGGGGGAAGCATCGTCGGCGAGAACACGCTTCTCACGCCGCGAATCCCCGTCTACGACCTCGTGGACGAAGAAATTCTATACGGTCATCTGCCCGCGAACCGGCGTGCTTTCACCCGGTTCGTGGAGTCCGGAATCGGCGACCACGACCTCTTCGACGGCGGGGCGTTCAAGCCCGCCGTCGTCGCCCTCGACGTGGAAAACGATACGTTAGAACAAGTTGAACGCGAGGAGGCCCTGCGATGA
- the dapB gene encoding 4-hydroxy-tetrahydrodipicolinate reductase: MTRVSDAETRVLVSGATGRMGRRVIGEAAARDDVRVVAGVSRDLSVEIDGTPVEPAEEFRFVLAEYEPDVLVDFSVPEASREFVTDCAEADVACVVGTTGFSGIESTEDEFAEGGLAALREASEQVPVLRASNFSRGIQALLRAVEGAVRDLPGYDVEVTESHHRHKRDAPSGTANSILDRIESAGEFDRRVHGREGDSLREPGELGVHSRRAGGIRGEHEILLANAHEELRLTHRAGSRAVFADGALDAAVWLAGRGAGQYDFSEVVAE, translated from the coding sequence GTGACGCGCGTTTCGGACGCCGAAACGCGCGTCCTCGTCTCCGGCGCGACCGGGAGAATGGGACGCCGCGTCATCGGGGAGGCGGCCGCCCGCGACGACGTCCGCGTCGTCGCGGGCGTGAGCCGTGACCTGTCGGTGGAAATCGACGGAACCCCCGTCGAACCGGCCGAGGAGTTCAGGTTCGTACTCGCCGAGTACGAACCCGACGTGCTGGTTGACTTTTCGGTTCCGGAAGCCAGTCGGGAGTTCGTCACCGACTGCGCCGAGGCGGACGTCGCCTGCGTCGTGGGAACGACCGGATTTTCGGGAATCGAATCTACGGAAGACGAGTTCGCGGAGGGCGGCCTCGCCGCCCTCCGCGAAGCGAGCGAACAGGTGCCCGTCCTGCGCGCGAGCAACTTCTCGCGGGGGATTCAGGCGTTGCTTCGCGCAGTCGAAGGCGCAGTCCGCGATTTGCCCGGATACGACGTGGAAGTCACGGAATCCCATCACCGACACAAGCGCGATGCTCCCAGCGGAACCGCGAACTCGATTCTCGACCGAATCGAATCCGCAGGGGAGTTCGATAGACGAGTGCATGGCCGCGAAGGAGATTCTCTGCGCGAACCCGGTGAACTCGGCGTCCATTCGCGACGTGCAGGTGGAATCAGGGGCGAGCACGAAATCCTGCTGGCGAACGCCCACGAGGAACTGCGATTGACCCATCGGGCAGGAAGCAGGGCGGTGTTCGCCGACGGAGCACTCGACGCGGCGGTGTGGCTTGCCGGACGAGGTGCAGGACAATACGATTTCAGCGAGGTAGTAGCAGAATGA
- the dapA gene encoding 4-hydroxy-tetrahydrodipicolinate synthase, with product MTNTPFRGVYPAMTTPFAGDHDRIDYDQLRSDAQRLERAGVHGLVPVGSTGESATLTHDEHAEVVEEVVEAVDIPVIAGTGSNATHEALELSRRAEEAGADALLLISPYYNKPEPAGMERHFRTIADEVDLPQIVYNVPSRTGRNIDVETTVSLAEHENISGYKAASGDLGQIGEIIERTLNEEFSVLSGDDALTLPMLSLGATGTISVSANVEPERTCELVESALDGGYDRAQELQHELGPLFRGLFSETNPIPVKTAMEIREYGPGELRPPLSALSEENREELTGILDRLEGSA from the coding sequence ATGACGAACACACCATTCCGCGGGGTCTACCCCGCGATGACTACGCCCTTCGCGGGCGACCACGACCGCATCGATTACGACCAACTCCGTAGCGACGCCCAACGTCTCGAACGTGCTGGCGTCCACGGCCTCGTTCCCGTCGGTTCGACCGGCGAGAGCGCGACCCTGACCCACGACGAACACGCGGAAGTCGTGGAGGAAGTGGTAGAGGCCGTCGATATTCCGGTTATCGCCGGAACCGGAAGCAACGCCACACACGAAGCACTGGAACTGTCCCGGCGGGCTGAAGAGGCCGGGGCCGACGCACTCCTTCTCATCTCGCCGTACTACAACAAGCCCGAACCGGCGGGGATGGAGCGCCACTTCCGAACCATCGCCGACGAGGTGGATCTGCCACAAATCGTCTACAACGTTCCGTCTCGGACGGGCCGAAACATCGACGTAGAGACGACGGTTTCGCTGGCGGAACACGAGAATATTTCGGGCTACAAGGCCGCGAGCGGCGACTTGGGACAGATCGGCGAAATCATCGAGCGAACCCTGAACGAAGAGTTTTCCGTATTATCGGGCGACGACGCGCTGACGCTTCCGATGCTGTCGCTCGGCGCGACTGGAACCATCAGCGTGTCGGCGAACGTCGAACCCGAGCGCACCTGCGAGTTGGTCGAATCGGCGCTTGATGGCGGTTATGACCGCGCACAGGAACTCCAGCACGAACTCGGCCCGCTGTTCCGCGGCCTGTTTTCCGAAACGAATCCGATTCCGGTGAAGACGGCGATGGAAATCAGAGAGTACGGTCCGGGCGAACTGCGTCCACCCCTCTCGGCCCTTTCCGAGGAAAACCGCGAGGAACTCACCGGGATTCTCGATAGGTTGGAGGGGTCTGCGTGA
- a CDS encoding metallophosphoesterase family protein encodes MLVLGDAHAATAEKRRALFAAYREANQDVTLQLGDLMYYDLPKPTWFIAGNNEDFDTISALRNGLVSNSDVRNATLLASSMVELNGLRIAGLSGNYAPTQYDRPRANLVGERRRHFTHEDIERAMTLESVDVLMTHEAPHGLPVSEEYEVGCPYIDDLLSVLDPELCLIGHHHQHTETTINGTRVISVAPTWERYYILDPDTLSLTWHETPES; translated from the coding sequence ATGCTCGTCCTCGGAGATGCTCACGCCGCCACCGCGGAAAAACGGCGCGCGCTCTTTGCGGCCTACCGCGAAGCGAACCAAGACGTCACTCTGCAACTCGGCGACTTGATGTACTACGACTTGCCGAAACCGACGTGGTTCATCGCGGGCAACAACGAGGACTTCGATACGATTTCTGCACTCCGGAACGGACTGGTTTCCAACTCGGACGTGCGGAACGCCACCCTGCTGGCCAGCAGCATGGTCGAACTGAATGGGCTTCGAATCGCCGGACTGTCGGGAAATTACGCGCCGACGCAGTACGACCGACCACGCGCGAACCTCGTCGGTGAGCGAAGACGACATTTCACGCACGAAGACATAGAGCGCGCGATGACGCTGGAATCGGTGGACGTGCTGATGACACACGAAGCACCGCACGGACTGCCCGTATCCGAGGAGTACGAAGTCGGCTGTCCGTACATCGACGATTTGCTTTCCGTACTTGACCCGGAACTCTGTCTCATCGGCCACCATCACCAGCACACGGAGACAACGATAAACGGTACCCGTGTCATCAGCGTGGCACCGACGTGGGAGCGATATTACATACTCGACCCCGACACCCTCTCGCTGACGTGGCACGAAACCCCAGAAAGCTGA
- a CDS encoding LabA-like NYN domain-containing protein: MTEIHPAQRVTVLADAQNLYHTAQSVYSRNIDYSSLLSKATQERDLTRAIAYVIQADSPDEDRFFDALTDIGFETKIKAIKTFGDGSKKADWDVGICLDAITLAPKVDTVVLCTGDGDFARLATHLRHEGVRVEVMGFQESSAEELIDAADTFVDLSERTDTFLL; this comes from the coding sequence ATGACTGAGATTCATCCGGCCCAGCGCGTCACGGTGTTGGCCGACGCGCAAAACCTCTACCATACGGCGCAAAGTGTTTACAGCCGGAACATCGACTACTCATCTCTCCTCTCGAAGGCGACGCAGGAACGCGATTTGACACGCGCAATCGCCTACGTTATTCAGGCCGACAGCCCCGACGAAGACCGCTTTTTCGATGCCCTCACCGACATCGGATTCGAGACGAAAATAAAGGCGATAAAGACGTTCGGGGACGGGTCGAAGAAGGCCGACTGGGACGTCGGCATCTGTCTCGACGCGATTACCCTCGCACCGAAAGTAGACACCGTCGTCCTCTGCACCGGAGACGGGGATTTCGCTCGACTTGCGACACACCTTCGCCATGAAGGGGTGCGCGTGGAAGTGATGGGGTTCCAAGAATCATCCGCGGAAGAACTCATCGACGCCGCCGACACGTTCGTCGATTTGAGCGAACGAACTGATACGTTTCTGCTTTAA
- a CDS encoding PUA domain-containing protein has translation MTETDPESVEIERTAATEPADENESTEADDLPSLRTTAEYQFGAGAGSALFPRDEELEIRRSSSGRPQQVHADGTRLVTYATDGRFTLGLAGGARLADTLDSPAGRVVVGDESEPFVRDGKNVFAKFVDEADGDIRAGDEVLVTHKNGDLLAVGRAELDADAILDFTTGMAVKVRDSAGK, from the coding sequence ATGACCGAAACCGACCCCGAGAGCGTGGAAATAGAGCGAACAGCAGCCACCGAACCTGCGGACGAAAACGAGAGTACGGAGGCAGACGACCTGCCGTCGCTCCGCACCACGGCAGAGTATCAGTTCGGGGCCGGTGCTGGCTCCGCCCTGTTCCCGCGGGACGAGGAGCTAGAAATCCGCCGGTCGTCCTCCGGACGCCCACAGCAAGTTCACGCGGACGGAACCAGACTGGTCACCTACGCGACCGACGGTCGATTTACGCTCGGACTCGCGGGCGGCGCTCGACTCGCAGACACCCTCGACTCCCCGGCGGGCAGGGTCGTCGTCGGTGACGAAAGCGAACCGTTCGTCCGCGACGGCAAGAACGTCTTCGCCAAATTCGTGGACGAGGCTGACGGCGACATTCGCGCTGGCGACGAAGTGCTCGTGACCCACAAAAACGGCGACCTACTCGCGGTCGGCCGCGCCGAACTCGACGCGGACGCCATCCTCGATTTCACGACCGGAATGGCGGTCAAAGTGCGGGACAGCGCGGGCAAGTAA
- a CDS encoding nascent polypeptide-associated complex protein, translating to MFGGGGGGLNPRKMQQMMKQMGIDVDDVDAEEVVIRTADGEELVFSDPEVTRMDARGQQTYQIVGDAESREATGGASGAVEAGDADSSAGAIPDADVEIVAQRTGASEDKAREALEAVDGDLAAAVERLE from the coding sequence ATGTTTGGAGGAGGCGGTGGCGGACTCAACCCACGAAAGATGCAACAGATGATGAAGCAAATGGGTATCGACGTAGACGACGTCGATGCCGAAGAAGTGGTCATCCGCACCGCTGACGGCGAGGAACTCGTCTTCAGCGACCCGGAAGTCACCCGGATGGATGCCCGCGGTCAGCAGACCTATCAAATCGTCGGCGACGCCGAGTCGCGCGAAGCGACCGGCGGCGCAAGCGGTGCGGTCGAGGCGGGCGATGCAGATTCGTCCGCGGGCGCAATTCCGGATGCAGACGTCGAAATCGTCGCCCAGCGAACGGGTGCAAGCGAGGACAAAGCCCGTGAGGCGCTCGAAGCGGTCGATGGCGACCTTGCGGCGGCGGTCGAGCGACTGGAGTGA
- a CDS encoding methyltransferase domain-containing protein encodes MTILLTHGDREYLRDPGEELQTDLGVLTVPEDVEPGDILSTHLDEEFTVRRLRGPDLFHHFDRTGAPMLPRDIGLVVGETGVSAGDRVLDAGTGTGVLAGYLGRIGADVVTFERKADFAEVARENIEMADVADRVDVRTGDITEEVDELGEFDVLTLDTPDAPDVVAHTPELLADGGSLGVYAPFVESARDVEMAAREANLNNIRTMETIQREMDFDDRGTRPTTTGVGHTGYLTFARKV; translated from the coding sequence GTGACGATACTGCTCACGCACGGCGACCGGGAATACCTGCGCGACCCCGGCGAGGAACTGCAAACCGACCTCGGTGTCCTCACCGTTCCGGAAGACGTGGAACCGGGAGACATCCTGTCTACGCATTTGGACGAGGAGTTTACGGTTCGCAGACTTCGCGGCCCCGACCTGTTTCACCATTTCGACCGAACCGGCGCGCCGATGCTCCCGCGCGACATCGGACTCGTGGTTGGCGAAACGGGCGTATCTGCGGGCGACCGCGTCCTCGATGCCGGAACCGGAACCGGCGTTCTCGCGGGCTATCTCGGTCGAATCGGCGCGGACGTCGTCACGTTCGAGCGCAAAGCCGACTTCGCGGAGGTCGCCCGTGAGAACATCGAGATGGCCGACGTGGCCGACCGAGTCGATGTCAGAACTGGCGATATAACCGAGGAAGTGGACGAACTCGGCGAGTTCGACGTACTCACGCTGGACACGCCGGATGCCCCGGATGTCGTCGCACACACGCCAGAGTTGCTCGCAGACGGCGGGTCGCTCGGGGTGTACGCCCCGTTCGTGGAGAGCGCGCGCGATGTCGAGATGGCCGCGAGAGAGGCCAATCTGAACAACATTCGAACCATGGAAACCATCCAGCGCGAGATGGATTTCGACGACAGAGGCACGCGCCCCACGACGACCGGTGTCGGTCACACCGGCTATCTGACGTTCGCGCGAAAAGTGTAA
- a CDS encoding transcription factor S: protein MEFCDECGSMMKADDGLWVCGSCGYEKPKGDASDYTITEDQEVSEIIESGGGTNGLPTTSAQCPNCDNDQAYWYMQQIRSADESETRFFVCTECEHKWREDDH, encoded by the coding sequence ATGGAGTTCTGTGACGAGTGCGGTTCCATGATGAAAGCCGACGATGGTCTTTGGGTCTGCGGAAGCTGTGGCTACGAAAAGCCCAAAGGCGACGCCAGCGACTACACCATCACCGAAGACCAAGAGGTTAGCGAGATAATCGAAAGCGGCGGCGGCACCAACGGCCTACCGACCACCAGCGCGCAGTGTCCGAACTGTGACAACGACCAAGCCTACTGGTACATGCAACAGATTCGCTCCGCCGACGAGAGCGAAACCCGGTTCTTCGTCTGTACCGAGTGCGAACACAAGTGGCGCGAAGACGATCATTAA
- a CDS encoding DUF5789 family protein, translated as MARSVKFSHLESELQRLSYPVSREEATEKLDDVTVLFAEGEENLGKLVSQTEQAEYESVEDIDAEINNVLPREAVGEPYQSEGEG; from the coding sequence ATGGCACGTAGCGTCAAGTTCAGTCATCTGGAGTCCGAACTCCAACGGCTGTCCTATCCGGTGTCGCGTGAGGAGGCTACAGAGAAACTGGACGACGTAACCGTTCTGTTCGCGGAGGGGGAAGAGAACCTCGGCAAACTCGTTTCACAGACCGAACAAGCAGAGTACGAGTCCGTAGAGGACATCGATGCAGAAATCAACAACGTCCTGCCGCGGGAAGCAGTGGGCGAACCGTACCAGTCGGAAGGCGAGGGCTAA